A single region of the Phycisphaerae bacterium RAS1 genome encodes:
- the mqnA gene encoding Chorismate dehydratase, which yields MIRLGVVSYLNSRPLIEGLDGRADVELTFDVPALQAGLLLRGAVDAALLPIVDVLRHHERLCVVSNACIACDGETMTVRVFSQVPPDRVTRIHVDGHSHTSVALASILWRELYGRDVILQPFQYESQAPDEFEAVLLIGDKVIDPRRGSFAYEVDLGGAWRAQFGLPFVFAIWAGRSSELSGASSELKRGSSAPSERNSLLATLNSLLTSARDRGVVRAAAIAREQGPGLGWPVELAERYLTRCLKFRLDPRFVEGANLFARACAARGLVPPDCRIEWPESCL from the coding sequence ATGATCCGGCTGGGCGTGGTCTCATATCTGAACTCGCGACCCCTGATCGAGGGGCTCGACGGGCGCGCGGATGTCGAGCTGACCTTCGACGTGCCGGCGCTTCAGGCCGGGCTGCTGCTGCGCGGGGCCGTGGATGCCGCGCTACTGCCGATCGTGGACGTGCTCCGTCATCACGAGCGCCTGTGCGTCGTGTCGAACGCCTGCATCGCCTGCGACGGTGAGACCATGACCGTCCGCGTGTTCTCGCAGGTTCCGCCCGACCGCGTCACCCGCATTCACGTGGACGGCCATTCGCACACGTCGGTCGCGCTGGCGTCGATCCTGTGGCGCGAGCTTTACGGCCGCGACGTGATCCTCCAACCCTTCCAGTACGAATCCCAGGCGCCCGACGAGTTCGAAGCCGTGCTGCTGATCGGCGACAAGGTGATCGACCCGCGCCGCGGCAGCTTCGCCTACGAAGTCGACCTGGGCGGCGCCTGGCGGGCGCAATTCGGCCTGCCGTTCGTCTTCGCCATCTGGGCGGGAAGGAGTTCAGAGTTAAGTGGAGCGAGCAGCGAGTTGAAGAGGGGCAGCTCTGCTCCGTCGGAACGCAACTCGCTGCTCGCTACTCTGAACTCGCTACTCACGTCCGCGCGTGATCGCGGCGTCGTCCGCGCCGCCGCCATCGCCCGCGAGCAGGGGCCGGGCCTGGGCTGGCCCGTCGAGCTGGCCGAGCGCTACCTGACGCGCTGCTTGAAATTCAGGCTCGACCCGCGCTTCGTGGAGGGCGCCAACCTGTTCGCTCGCGCCTGCGCCGCGCGCGGGCTGGTCCCGCCGGACTGCCGCATCGAGTGGCCCGAGTCATGCCTCTGA
- the yhdJ_1 gene encoding DNA adenine methyltransferase YhdJ, producing the protein MPERTDCVQNLDCIAGLRQLEPGSIDLAFADPPFNIGYDYDEYDDDRGSNEYLDWSRQWIEGVSRVLKPSGAFWLAIGDEYAAELKVLCTRELPPELRLHCRSWVVWFYTFGVHCTQKFTRSHAHLFHFVKDPKNFTFNSDAVRVPSARQLVYADKRADPAGRVPDDTWMSTPELPPGTPMWDGFVLRPQDIPDRFPPHSDTWYFSRVAGTFSERRGWHGCQMPEQLLGRIVRACSNNGDVVLDPFGGSGTTLAVAKKLGRRFVGFELSKSYAEKIEQRLAAIQPGDPLVGPENPALSAPRTVTSTNGRRAPQSGAAGPRMLVAKTASLL; encoded by the coding sequence ATGCCTGAGCGGACGGACTGCGTTCAGAATCTCGATTGCATCGCGGGCCTTCGACAGCTTGAACCCGGCTCCATCGACCTGGCCTTCGCCGACCCGCCATTCAACATCGGCTACGACTACGACGAGTACGACGACGATCGCGGCTCAAACGAATATCTGGATTGGTCGCGGCAGTGGATCGAAGGCGTCTCGCGCGTTCTTAAGCCGAGCGGTGCGTTCTGGCTGGCAATCGGCGACGAATACGCGGCCGAGCTGAAGGTGCTCTGCACGCGCGAGCTGCCCCCGGAGCTTCGCCTGCACTGCCGAAGCTGGGTCGTGTGGTTCTACACCTTCGGTGTGCACTGCACGCAGAAATTCACCCGCAGCCACGCGCATCTCTTCCACTTCGTGAAGGACCCGAAGAATTTCACCTTCAATTCCGACGCGGTGCGCGTTCCGTCCGCGCGGCAGCTTGTCTACGCCGACAAGCGGGCCGATCCGGCGGGCCGCGTGCCGGATGATACGTGGATGTCCACGCCCGAGCTGCCGCCAGGCACGCCGATGTGGGACGGCTTCGTCCTCCGTCCGCAAGACATTCCCGATCGGTTTCCGCCGCACAGCGATACCTGGTACTTCTCGCGCGTCGCCGGCACGTTTTCAGAACGCCGTGGCTGGCACGGCTGCCAGATGCCCGAGCAGCTTCTCGGCCGGATCGTCCGCGCGTGCTCTAACAACGGCGACGTCGTGCTGGACCCGTTCGGCGGCAGCGGAACGACGCTGGCGGTCGCGAAAAAGCTCGGCCGTCGCTTCGTCGGGTTTGAGCTGTCGAAATCCTACGCAGAGAAGATCGAGCAGCGTCTGGCCGCAATTCAACCCGGCGACCCGCTCGTGGGACCGGAAAACCCAGCCCTCAGCGCACCGCGCACGGTCACGTCCACGAACGGACGCCGCGCGCCGCAATCCGGCGCCGCCGGCCCGCGCATGCTGGTCGCGAAGACGGCCAGTCTCTTGTGA
- the ino1 gene encoding Inositol-3-phosphate synthase gives MGEIRLAIVGVGNCASALIQGIAYYRDGRPPIGLIHEQLGGYRISDVRVVAAFDIDRRKVGRDVAEAIFAKPNCTTVFCGDVARSGVTVQMGRPLDGVAPHMLEQPEDRSFRVADAKPCDVVEELKRSKAEILINYLPVGSEEAVKFYARCALDAGIGFINCMPVFIASHPEWAEQFARRGIPCVGDDIKSQLGATITHRVLTRLFEERGVRLDRTYQLNTGGNTDFLNMKEQSRLTTKRISKTEAVQSQLATPLAAENIHIGPSDYVPWQKDNKVCFIRMEGRKFGDVPLEIELRLSVEDSPNSAGVAIDAIRCAKLALDRKIGGPLTSASACLMKHPPEQFSDHDARERLEQFISGKRER, from the coding sequence ATGGGTGAAATTCGCCTGGCCATTGTCGGCGTGGGGAACTGCGCCAGCGCCCTGATCCAGGGAATCGCCTATTACCGCGACGGCCGCCCCCCGATCGGGCTGATTCACGAACAGCTCGGCGGATACCGCATTTCCGACGTGCGCGTCGTCGCCGCCTTCGACATCGATCGCCGCAAAGTCGGCCGCGACGTGGCCGAGGCCATCTTCGCCAAGCCCAACTGCACCACCGTCTTCTGCGGCGACGTGGCCCGCAGCGGCGTGACCGTGCAGATGGGCCGGCCGCTCGACGGCGTCGCTCCGCACATGCTGGAGCAACCCGAGGACCGCTCCTTCCGCGTTGCCGACGCGAAGCCATGCGACGTGGTCGAGGAGCTCAAGCGCAGCAAGGCCGAAATCCTGATCAACTACCTGCCCGTCGGCTCCGAGGAGGCGGTCAAGTTCTACGCCCGCTGCGCCCTCGACGCCGGCATCGGATTCATCAACTGCATGCCGGTCTTCATCGCCTCGCACCCGGAGTGGGCCGAGCAATTCGCCCGCCGCGGCATCCCGTGCGTGGGCGACGACATCAAGAGCCAGCTCGGCGCCACCATCACCCACCGCGTCCTGACCCGGCTCTTTGAGGAGCGCGGCGTCCGCCTCGACCGCACCTACCAGCTCAATACCGGCGGCAACACCGATTTCCTGAACATGAAAGAGCAGAGCCGCCTCACCACCAAGCGAATCAGCAAGACTGAGGCCGTTCAATCGCAGCTCGCCACGCCCCTGGCCGCCGAGAACATTCACATCGGCCCCAGCGACTACGTGCCCTGGCAGAAGGACAACAAGGTTTGCTTCATTCGCATGGAAGGCCGGAAATTCGGCGACGTACCGCTGGAGATCGAGCTGCGGCTCTCCGTCGAAGACTCGCCCAACAGCGCCGGCGTCGCCATCGACGCCATCCGCTGCGCCAAGCTCGCGCTCGACCGGAAGATCGGCGGCCCGCTCACCTCGGCCAGCGCCTGCCTGATGAAACACCCGCCCGAGCAATTCTCCGACCATGACGCCCGCGAGCGGTTGGAGCAGTTCATCAGCGGCAAGCGCGAGCGCTGA
- the murC gene encoding UDP-N-acetylmuramate--L-alanine ligase MurC → MSAVTAVADLFHAATRVQGQEFRDVAVHMIGIGGSGMCGLAAMLMRRGARVSGTDQRPSILLARLNADGARISFTQEAGSIPPEAQIVVASAAVPDHHPELAEARRRGLTIYKYAQLLGALMEHYHGIAVSGTHGKSTTTAWLSFVLREAGLSPNFIIGADVEQLGGGSGAGDGPLFVAEACEYDRSFLNLHPKRAVILNVEEDHLDCYTDIQAIEEAFFEFARRVPHDGLLVLNAADPRSRSIAGRVSARVETFGVGCEADWRADELGLAGGSYAFDVSYRGTKLGRLRIGLSGRHNVANALAVIALANDCGVDWPTIQRALPEFRGARRRLELRGEPGGVRVVDDYAHHPTEIQATLVAARERYKPGRLWVVFQPHQHSRTRFLLDDFSRSFAAADFALVPDIYFVRDSERDREEVRAQDLVERIVARGGDALYIAEFADIVEHLAARVTEGDVVLTMGAGSIWKVADDLIRRLGEHRPA, encoded by the coding sequence ATGAGCGCAGTCACGGCGGTTGCAGACCTTTTTCACGCGGCGACACGGGTGCAAGGCCAGGAATTTCGAGACGTCGCCGTTCACATGATCGGGATCGGCGGCAGCGGGATGTGCGGGCTGGCGGCGATGCTGATGCGCCGCGGAGCGCGCGTCAGCGGGACGGATCAACGTCCGTCGATCCTGCTGGCTCGTCTGAACGCCGACGGCGCACGAATCAGCTTCACGCAGGAAGCGGGGTCCATTCCGCCCGAGGCGCAGATCGTCGTCGCCTCCGCCGCCGTTCCCGACCACCACCCCGAGCTGGCTGAGGCCCGCCGTCGCGGACTGACGATTTATAAGTACGCGCAGCTTCTGGGCGCGCTGATGGAGCATTACCACGGCATCGCCGTCAGTGGAACGCACGGGAAGAGCACGACGACCGCGTGGCTCTCCTTCGTCCTGCGCGAGGCGGGACTGTCGCCGAATTTCATCATCGGGGCGGACGTCGAGCAGCTTGGCGGCGGCAGCGGCGCGGGGGACGGGCCGCTGTTCGTGGCCGAGGCGTGCGAATACGACCGCTCGTTTTTGAACCTGCACCCGAAGCGGGCGGTGATCCTGAACGTGGAGGAGGACCACCTCGACTGCTACACCGATATCCAGGCGATTGAGGAGGCGTTTTTCGAGTTCGCGCGCCGCGTCCCGCACGACGGGCTGCTGGTCCTGAACGCGGCTGATCCGCGCAGCCGGAGCATCGCGGGCCGCGTGAGCGCCCGGGTGGAGACGTTCGGGGTCGGGTGCGAGGCAGACTGGCGGGCGGACGAACTGGGGCTGGCGGGCGGCTCTTACGCTTTCGACGTTTCGTATCGCGGCACGAAGCTCGGCCGCTTGCGGATCGGTCTGTCGGGGCGGCACAACGTCGCCAACGCACTCGCCGTGATCGCTCTGGCCAACGACTGTGGCGTGGATTGGCCGACGATTCAGCGGGCGCTGCCGGAATTCCGGGGCGCCCGCCGGCGGCTGGAGCTGCGCGGCGAGCCGGGCGGGGTGCGCGTCGTGGATGATTACGCCCATCATCCGACGGAGATTCAGGCGACGCTGGTCGCGGCCCGGGAGCGCTACAAGCCGGGGCGGCTGTGGGTCGTGTTCCAGCCGCATCAGCACTCGCGGACGCGGTTTCTGCTGGATGATTTTTCGCGCAGCTTCGCGGCGGCGGATTTCGCGCTGGTGCCCGACATCTACTTCGTCCGCGACAGCGAGCGCGACCGCGAGGAGGTTCGGGCGCAGGACCTGGTGGAGCGAATCGTCGCGCGCGGCGGGGATGCGCTCTACATCGCTGAGTTCGCCGACATTGTCGAGCATCTGGCGGCGCGCGTGACGGAGGGGGACGTGGTGCTTACGATGGGCGCCGGGAGCATCTGGAAAGTCGCTGATGACCTTATTCGCCGGCTTGGAGAGCATCGTCCGGCCTGA
- the murB gene encoding UDP-N-acetylenolpyruvoylglucosamine reductase MurB: MTLFAGLESIVRPDVPLRNYTWYGLGGPARWFATPRTDAEAVEVLARCGEGGVPWRVLGRGANLLVRDEGVDGVVLTFCGEIEGPPAAALAGASRSDRTAFAPGGVRVDGARVWAGAGADFTKLVQHCVNRGLAGLENLAGIPGSMGGIIRMNAGGKHGSISQYVRRVRVLEADGRIDHRDAAAVGFAYRKTDLAGAVVLAAELELSESNPAALTRRFREIWLEKASQQPAVSERSCGCVFKNPPGQAAGALIDRAGMKGQRVGGAEISRRHANFIVAHNGATAKDVLDLAAVARDRVRSETGVELEFEVEIW; the protein is encoded by the coding sequence ATGACCTTATTCGCCGGCTTGGAGAGCATCGTCCGGCCTGACGTTCCGCTGCGCAATTACACCTGGTACGGGCTGGGCGGGCCGGCGCGCTGGTTTGCGACGCCGCGGACGGACGCGGAGGCGGTGGAGGTGCTGGCGCGCTGCGGCGAGGGAGGCGTTCCATGGCGCGTGCTGGGCAGGGGGGCGAATCTGCTGGTGCGCGACGAAGGGGTTGATGGCGTGGTGCTGACGTTTTGCGGCGAGATCGAAGGTCCGCCCGCCGCCGCGCTCGCTGGCGCTTCGCGTTCGGACCGCACGGCTTTCGCTCCCGGCGGGGTTCGCGTGGATGGGGCTCGGGTATGGGCCGGCGCGGGCGCGGATTTCACGAAGCTTGTTCAGCATTGCGTCAACCGGGGACTCGCCGGGTTGGAGAATCTGGCCGGGATTCCCGGTTCGATGGGCGGGATTATTCGCATGAACGCCGGCGGCAAGCATGGCAGCATCTCGCAGTACGTGCGGCGTGTACGTGTGCTGGAGGCGGATGGACGGATCGACCATCGCGATGCGGCGGCGGTGGGGTTCGCGTATCGCAAGACTGACCTTGCCGGCGCGGTCGTGCTGGCGGCCGAACTGGAGTTGAGCGAATCCAACCCGGCCGCCCTGACGCGCCGGTTTCGGGAAATCTGGCTGGAAAAGGCGTCGCAGCAGCCGGCGGTCAGCGAGCGCTCGTGCGGCTGCGTGTTCAAGAACCCGCCGGGGCAGGCGGCCGGCGCGTTGATCGACCGCGCCGGAATGAAGGGGCAGCGCGTCGGCGGGGCGGAAATCAGCCGGCGGCATGCGAATTTCATCGTCGCGCATAACGGCGCGACCGCCAAGGACGTGCTAGACTTGGCGGCGGTTGCGAGGGATCGCGTCCGCAGCGAGACGGGTGTCGAGCTGGAGTTTGAGGTCGAAATCTGGTGA
- the ddl gene encoding D-alanine--D-alanine ligase Ddl produces the protein MHTTADRTARISTPADRKLKITVLRGGPSAEREVSLVSGAAIAEALRRRGHDVFESDIGPDNLAALERAADVVFPALHGTFGEDGQAQRIMESRGIRFVGSGAAASAMAMDKVATKQVAVAAGIRTPAYGAVNSVAAGPRAGRREPEASRSDHGRHGGRPLPHFASPPVPVVVKPADQGSSVKTFIIRDEGGVEPAVRDVLSSFSRALVEQFIEGDELTVGILGDQALPPICIRPRQGFYDYAAKYQADDTEYVFESHPAAILRQAQEWSLLLHQRLGCRHLSRVDWICDRDGKLWMLEINTLPGFTSHSLVPKAAARVGVAFDELCERLVLMALEGD, from the coding sequence ATGCACACGACCGCCGACCGGACTGCGCGGATTTCCACGCCCGCGGATCGCAAACTGAAGATCACCGTGCTGCGCGGCGGGCCGAGCGCGGAGCGCGAGGTCAGCCTCGTTTCGGGCGCGGCGATCGCCGAGGCGCTGCGCCGCCGCGGGCATGACGTGTTCGAGTCCGACATCGGGCCGGACAACCTGGCGGCGCTGGAGCGCGCCGCGGACGTGGTGTTTCCGGCGCTGCACGGCACGTTCGGTGAAGACGGACAGGCACAGCGGATCATGGAATCGAGGGGAATTCGCTTCGTCGGCTCCGGGGCAGCCGCGTCGGCGATGGCGATGGACAAGGTGGCGACGAAGCAGGTCGCGGTCGCGGCGGGAATCCGCACGCCGGCCTACGGCGCGGTCAATTCGGTAGCGGCCGGCCCCCGTGCCGGCCGTCGGGAGCCGGAAGCCTCCCGATCCGACCACGGCCGGCACGGGGGCCGGCCGCTACCCCATTTTGCGTCGCCGCCCGTGCCGGTCGTCGTTAAGCCGGCGGATCAGGGCAGCAGCGTCAAGACGTTCATCATTCGCGACGAGGGCGGCGTCGAGCCGGCCGTCCGCGACGTGCTATCCAGCTTCTCGCGGGCGCTGGTCGAGCAGTTTATCGAAGGCGACGAGCTGACGGTCGGCATCCTCGGCGACCAGGCTCTACCGCCGATCTGCATCCGCCCCAGGCAGGGCTTCTACGACTACGCCGCCAAATATCAGGCCGACGACACCGAATACGTCTTCGAGTCCCACCCAGCGGCGATTCTGCGCCAGGCGCAGGAGTGGAGCCTGTTGCTCCATCAGCGGCTGGGCTGCCGGCACTTGTCGCGCGTGGACTGGATCTGCGACCGCGACGGAAAGCTCTGGATGCTCGAAATCAACACGCTGCCGGGCTTCACCAGCCACTCGCTCGTCCCCAAGGCGGCGGCGCGGGTCGGCGTCGCGTTTGATGAGCTCTGCGAGCGGCTGGTGCTGATGGCCCTGGAGGGCGACTAG
- the aprX_1 gene encoding Serine protease AprX produces the protein MRSLKQFTPAGSFSRAIAWGGLTAGMIASSTASMAADIKWRSGPAALSAATPQDVRGVLSASASRGEKRHIVVQFDQPVTPELRNELAASGIELGAYLGEQGYFAAVSPRADLDTAAGVTTITGASEIRPEWKMHPILASGKTPEWAQVGLTDGGDPIIGLYVLFHPDVDLIAEGKAAAEQYGALVQDYLYLVNGLVIEMPISIARQFAAHDSVQYIEQALPQLSENNASNRARIQADQLQAAPYNLTGAGVTVLVYDGGTARATHQDFNGRLTVHDASGQISHATHVSGTIGGSGTANATHKGMAPGVTILSYGLQSSGGIFLYTNPGDLQADYTAAFGQGADISNNSIGTNTESNGFDCNIQGDYGVTDALIDNIVRGSMGAPFRVVWANGNERQGNRCDIEGVGDYRSTAPPATAKNHITVGALNSNDDSMTTFSSWGPTDDGRLKPDISAPGCQSGGDNGVTSCTNTSDTAYAVLCGTSMASPTVCGISALILQDYRVQFPGADPRNSTLKIFLAHTAADLGNAGPDYQFGYGSVRAQAAVDFMRLGRFFEDSVSQAGTYVITTAVGAGDPQLKVTMAWDDAAGTPNVNPAIINDLDLRVFDPNNVQRFPWTLSLTTPSANAVQTVRNSVDNIEQVLVNSPMAGTWRIEVHGFNVPQGPQPFSLCCSHALNFPPSLQISLNSTLPTVLAPGATANVSVRIRAINDTVVANSPTMHVRYDAGPFIDIPLTFAGGEIWQATLPPPVCTAMPQYYFSADGTVSGEALNPPSAPATNYSFIVGTTTISLSDQMETDPGWTIGAPGDTATTGIWNRMDPQATTAQPEDDHTTNPGVNCWVTNGLNGGSDGANDVDGGATSLTSPTFDLSAAPDAVVSYWRWYSNSAGGAPNADIFRVQISSNNGASFSAVETVGPTGAGTSGGWIQHSFSVFDLDPPVTPTATMKLRFIAEDAATGSLIEAAVDDLQVSSFGCNASLDDCNENGIVDSDDIASGRSADVNSNNVPDECENPVVLGDMNCDGQVNILDINAFTLAISDPAAYALQYPGCNIDNGDINGDGNVDILDINGFVSLLSGG, from the coding sequence ATGCGCAGTCTGAAGCAATTCACGCCGGCCGGCTCATTCAGCCGCGCCATCGCCTGGGGCGGTCTGACCGCCGGAATGATCGCCAGTTCAACCGCGAGTATGGCCGCAGACATCAAGTGGCGCAGCGGACCCGCGGCGCTTTCGGCCGCCACGCCGCAGGACGTGCGCGGCGTGCTCTCCGCGTCCGCCTCACGCGGCGAAAAACGGCACATCGTGGTTCAGTTCGATCAGCCGGTGACGCCGGAGCTCCGCAACGAGCTGGCCGCATCTGGCATCGAGCTGGGCGCGTACCTCGGCGAACAGGGCTACTTCGCCGCGGTCTCGCCGCGGGCCGATCTTGATACGGCGGCGGGTGTAACGACGATCACGGGCGCCAGCGAAATCCGCCCCGAATGGAAAATGCACCCGATCCTGGCCTCAGGCAAAACGCCCGAATGGGCCCAGGTTGGACTGACCGACGGCGGCGATCCGATCATCGGCCTCTACGTCCTGTTCCACCCGGACGTCGACCTCATCGCCGAGGGCAAAGCCGCCGCGGAGCAGTACGGCGCGCTGGTCCAGGACTACCTCTACCTGGTCAACGGCCTGGTGATCGAGATGCCCATCTCCATCGCCCGGCAGTTCGCGGCGCACGACAGCGTGCAGTACATCGAGCAGGCCCTGCCGCAACTCAGCGAGAATAACGCCAGCAACCGCGCCCGCATCCAGGCCGATCAACTGCAGGCCGCGCCCTACAACCTGACCGGCGCCGGCGTCACCGTGCTGGTTTATGACGGCGGCACCGCCCGCGCCACGCACCAGGATTTCAACGGTCGTCTGACGGTTCATGATGCGTCCGGGCAAATCTCCCACGCAACCCACGTCTCCGGCACCATCGGCGGCAGCGGCACCGCCAACGCCACGCACAAGGGCATGGCCCCCGGCGTGACGATCCTGTCGTACGGGCTGCAATCCAGCGGCGGAATCTTCCTCTATACGAATCCCGGCGATCTTCAAGCCGACTACACCGCCGCATTCGGCCAGGGCGCCGATATCTCGAACAACTCGATTGGCACCAACACGGAAAGCAACGGCTTCGACTGCAATATCCAGGGCGACTACGGCGTCACCGACGCGCTGATCGACAACATCGTCCGCGGCAGCATGGGCGCGCCCTTCCGGGTCGTCTGGGCCAACGGCAACGAGCGCCAGGGCAACCGCTGCGACATCGAGGGCGTCGGCGACTACCGCAGCACCGCACCGCCCGCGACCGCCAAGAACCACATCACGGTCGGCGCGCTCAACAGCAATGACGACAGCATGACCACGTTCAGCAGTTGGGGACCGACCGACGACGGCCGCCTCAAGCCCGACATCAGCGCCCCCGGCTGCCAGAGCGGCGGCGACAACGGCGTCACAAGCTGCACCAACACTAGCGATACGGCGTACGCGGTGCTCTGCGGCACGTCGATGGCCTCGCCGACGGTATGCGGGATTTCGGCCCTGATTCTGCAGGACTACCGCGTCCAGTTCCCCGGCGCCGATCCGCGCAACTCGACGCTCAAGATTTTCCTGGCGCACACCGCGGCCGACCTCGGCAACGCCGGACCTGACTACCAGTTCGGCTACGGCTCGGTTCGTGCGCAAGCCGCAGTGGACTTCATGCGGCTCGGCCGGTTCTTCGAGGATTCGGTGAGCCAGGCCGGCACCTACGTCATTACGACCGCGGTCGGCGCCGGCGACCCGCAGCTCAAAGTCACCATGGCCTGGGACGACGCCGCGGGCACGCCCAACGTCAATCCCGCGATCATCAACGATCTGGACCTGCGCGTCTTCGATCCGAACAACGTACAGCGCTTCCCCTGGACGCTCTCGCTGACCACGCCGTCGGCCAACGCGGTTCAGACGGTGCGCAACAGCGTGGACAACATCGAGCAGGTGCTGGTCAACAGCCCGATGGCCGGAACGTGGCGGATCGAGGTTCACGGCTTCAACGTCCCGCAAGGGCCGCAGCCGTTCTCGCTCTGCTGCTCGCACGCGCTGAATTTCCCGCCATCGCTGCAGATCAGCTTGAACAGCACGCTTCCGACGGTCCTGGCACCGGGCGCAACTGCCAACGTCAGCGTCCGCATCCGCGCCATCAATGACACGGTTGTCGCGAACAGCCCGACCATGCACGTCCGTTACGACGCCGGTCCGTTCATCGACATCCCGCTCACGTTCGCGGGCGGCGAAATCTGGCAGGCGACGCTGCCGCCGCCGGTGTGCACGGCGATGCCGCAGTACTATTTCTCGGCCGACGGAACGGTCAGCGGCGAGGCGCTCAACCCGCCCAGCGCACCGGCGACGAACTACAGCTTCATCGTCGGCACGACCACGATCTCGCTCTCGGATCAGATGGAGACCGACCCCGGCTGGACCATCGGCGCGCCCGGCGACACGGCCACCACCGGCATCTGGAACCGCATGGACCCGCAGGCCACCACCGCCCAGCCCGAGGACGATCACACCACCAACCCCGGCGTGAACTGCTGGGTCACCAACGGCCTCAACGGCGGCAGCGACGGCGCCAATGACGTGGACGGCGGCGCCACGTCGCTCACCTCGCCGACGTTCGATCTCTCGGCCGCGCCCGACGCCGTCGTCAGCTACTGGCGCTGGTACTCCAACAGCGCCGGCGGCGCCCCGAACGCCGACATCTTCCGCGTCCAGATTTCCAGCAACAACGGCGCGAGCTTCTCGGCGGTCGAGACCGTCGGTCCGACCGGCGCGGGCACGTCCGGCGGCTGGATTCAGCACTCGTTCAGCGTCTTTGACCTCGACCCGCCGGTCACGCCCACCGCCACGATGAAGCTCCGCTTCATCGCCGAAGACGCGGCCACCGGCTCGCTGATCGAGGCCGCCGTCGATGACCTGCAGGTTTCCAGCTTCGGCTGCAACGCGTCGCTGGACGATTGCAACGAGAACGGAATCGTCGACAGCGACGACATCGCCAGCGGCCGCTCGGCGGATGTCAACAGCAACAACGTCCCCGACGAGTGCGAGAACCCGGTCGTGCTGGGCGACATGAACTGTGACGGCCAGGTGAACATCCTGGACATCAACGCCTTCACGCTCGCCATCAGCGACCCGGCCGCCTACGCGTTGCAGTATCCGGGTTGCAACATCGACAACGGCGACATCAACGGCGACGGAAACGTGGATATCCTGGATATCAACGGATTCGTCTCGCTGCTCAGCGGCGGTTGA
- the preT gene encoding NAD-dependent dihydropyrimidine dehydrogenase subunit PreT, with translation MQPSFPAAPVGTEFAQLHAPLSESQAAVEAARCLYCYDAPCTRARPMHIDIPRFIRQILHKDALGAARTILGANTFGGSCARACPVEVLCEGR, from the coding sequence TTGCAGCCGTCGTTCCCCGCCGCGCCCGTCGGAACCGAATTCGCCCAACTGCACGCGCCGCTGTCGGAAAGCCAGGCGGCGGTGGAGGCGGCCCGCTGCCTGTATTGCTACGACGCGCCCTGCACGCGCGCCCGCCCGATGCACATCGACATCCCGCGCTTCATTCGCCAGATTCTGCACAAAGACGCGCTCGGCGCGGCGCGGACGATTCTCGGCGCCAACACCTTCGGCGGCTCGTGCGCCCGAGCCTGCCCGGTCGAGGTGCTGTGCGAAGGCAGGTGA